Within the Candidatus Methylomirabilota bacterium genome, the region CCCGCTGCTCGCCGAGCACTTCCTGGCCAAGTACGCCGAGTCCCTCGGGGAGCGCGCCGTGGCCGCCGACGCCATGGACCGGCTGGTCGGCTACGATTGGCCGGGCAACGTGCGTGAGCTGGAGAACGTCATCCAGCGCGCGATGGTGATGGCCTCGTCGGGGGTGATCATGCCCGAGCACCTGCCGATCGGTCCGGTATCGGCGGCCGCCGCGGTGACCGCCGACGCGTCGCTGGAGGAGATCATCGAGCGCAAGATGCGCGACTGCGTGCGCGGCCTCCGGGGCCACGCCTCCGCCAACCTGCACGGCCTCATGGTGGGGCTGGTGGAGAAGCCGCTCCTGCGCGCGGTGATGCACGAGACGAAGGGCAACCAGGTGCGGGCCGCGCAGCTGCTCGGCATCAACCGCAACACCTTGCGCAAGAAGCTCAAGGAGCACGGCATCGATCCGGACACCGTGTAGGAGCCCCATGCCGAATCGCTGCGCCTGGGCCAACGGAGGCCCGCTGGAGATCGAATACCACGACACGGAGTGGGGCGTCCCGTCCCGCGACGACCGGCACCTGTTCGAGATGCTCGTGCTCGAGGGCGCCCAGGCCGGGTTGTCGTGGTCGACGATCCTCCGCAAGCGCGAGAACTACCGCCGAGCCTTCGCCGGCTTCGATCCGGCCCGGGTGGCCCGCTTCGACGCGCGCCGCCGCGCCGCGCTGATGCGGGATCCCGGCATCGTGCGCAACCGCCTGAAGATCGACGCCACCGTGACCAACGCGCGGCAGGTGCTGGCGGTGCAGGAGGAGCACGGCACCCTCGCCGCCTACCTCTGGCAGTTCGTCGACGGCCGGCCCGTCCGCAACGCGTGGACGAGGATGGGGCAGGTGCCGGCCGAGACCGCGCAGTCGCGGGCGATGAGCCGAGCGCTGCTCGCCCGCGGCTTCCGCTTCGTCGGGCCCACCATCTGCTACGCGTTCATGCAGGCCACCGGCATGGTCGACGACCACATCACGACGTGTTTCCGCTATTCCACACGGAGGAGTCCACGGCCATGAGGATCGGCATCATCGGAGCGGGCGCCATCGGCAGCGTGGTCGGAGGGCTGCTCACCAAGGCGGGACACGACGTGACCCTCGTCGACCAGTGGCCGGAGCACGTGGAGACCATGAAGCAGCGCGGGCTGCGTCTCAGCGGCACCTGCGGAGACCATCTGATCCCGGTGAGGGCGCTTCACATCCACGAGCTGCAGGGAGTGGGGGCGCCGTTCGAGGCGGTCTTCGTCTCGGTCAAGTCCTACGACACCGAGTGGGCGGCCCAGATGGCGTTGACCTATCTGGCCTCGCCGGACGGCGTGGTGGTCGACTTCCAGAACGGGGTCAACGACGAGCGCGTGGCCTCCGTGGTCGGCACCTCGCGCTGCCTCGGCTGCGTCATCACCATCGGGGCCGGCATGTACGAGCCCGGCCACGCCATGCGCACGGACTCCGGCTCGGTCGGCTTCAAGATCGGCGAGCAGGACGGGCGCGACACGCCGCGGGCCCGCGAGCTGGTGCGCATCATGAACGACGTGGCGCCCACCAAGCTCACCACGAATCTCTGGGGCGAGCGCTGGTCAAAGCTCGCGATCAACTGCATGGCCAATCCGCTGGCCGGCCTCAGCGGGCTGGGCTCGGCCGAGGTGCGCACCGCGCCGGTCCCGCGGCGCATCGCCATCCACGTGGCCGCGGAGGTGATCCAGGTGGGCCGCGCCTCCGGTCACGAGGTGGAGCCGATCTACGGGGTGGAGGCGCAGCGCTTCGTCGACGCGGCCTCCGGCAACGGCTTCGACGCGGTCGAAGCGGACATGGCGGCGAGCGTGCGGTTCCTGAGCGGCGGCCGGCCGTCGATGCTGCAGGACGTCATGAAGGGGCGGCGCACCGAGATCGACTATCTCAACGGCTACGTGGCCCAGCAAGGCCGGCGCCTCGGCGTGCCCACTCCGGTGAACGACGCGGTAGTGGCCGCGGTGCGCAGCCACCGCGTCGGCTCCCTCAAGCCCGACCCCAAAAACCTCGACCCAATCCTGACCGCCTTGCCGCGCTAGCCGGCCGCACACCCACGTCGCCGCCGGCTCAGCCGGCGGCGAGGGCGGGCTTGCGGGCGAACCAGGGGCGTGCTTCCTCGAGCTGCGCGCCCAGCCGGAAGAGCGTGGCCTCGTCGCCGTAGCGGGCCACCAGCTGGACCGCGACCGGCAGCCCGCTGGCGGACCGGCCGAGCGGCAGCATCATCGCGGGCTGGCCGGTCAGGTTGAACCACACCGTGAACGGCGAGAACGCGAAGACTCGCCGCCAGTACTCCTCCACGTCGTGCATCATCATGTCGATCCACCCGAGCTTGACCGGGAGCTGACCGAGCCCGGGCGTCAGCAGCACGTCGTAGCGCGAGTGGAACGCGGCCATCTGTCGCCCCAGCCGGTGCGCGGTCTGCGTCGCCCGCACGTAGTCGGCCGACGAGGTGCGCTCGCCCAGCTTGGCGGTGTTCCAGGTGACCTTCTCGACCTCGCCCTCGCGCGCCGGCCGGCCGGCGGTGGGATGGGTCGAGAGGTTCACCACCGTGTTGACCGCGGCCAGGGTGATGAAGGTCGGGATCACCGCGCCCCGCTCGATGTCCGGATCGGCCTCCTCGACCGCGTGGCCCAGCTCGCCGCAGAGCCGCACCGTCTCCTGGAGCGTGGCGAGGCACTCCGCGTCGACCGAGGCTCCGTTCGGGGTGACCGTGGTGTAGGCGATCCGCAGCGGCCGCGGAACCGCGCCGATCTCCTCGAGATACGGTCGCGCCGGCGGGGGCGCGGTGTAGGGATCGCCCGGGCCCGCGCCGCGGGTGGCGTCCAGCAGCGCGGCGCTGTCGCGCACCGTGAGGCTGACCGCGTGCTCGGTGGAGCAGCCCCCGAGCCCCTCTCCGGTCACCGGAGCGAACGTGTTGCGGCCGCGCGTGGGCTTGAGCCCGACCAGGCCACAGCTCGCCGCGGGCGCGCGGATGGAGCCGAAGCCGTCGCTGGCGTGCGCCATCGGAAGCATCCGCGCGCCGACCGCGGCGGCGGCGCCGCCGCTCGAGCCCGACGAGATCCGGGTGGGGTCCCAGGGATTGCGCGTGGGGCCGTACAGCTGCGGCTCGCAGGTGAGCGAGAGCCCCACCTCGCAGGAGTTGGTGCGGCCGAAGATCACGAGGCCGGCGCGCTTGAGCCGGGCCACGGTCTCGCTGTCGAAGGTCGAGGGTGGCGTGTCGGCGAAGAACCGGCTGCCCCGCGTCATCCGCTCTCCGGTGAGCGGAGCGCCCAGGTCCTTCAGGAGGAAGGGCACCCCGCGGAACGGCCCGTCGGGCAGCCCGTCGGCGATGGCCCGGCGTCCGTGGTCGTACAGCGGCATGATGACCGCGTTCACCGTGGGATTCCTGGCCTCCACCCGGTCGATGGCGGCCTCGAGCAGGTCGATGGGCATCACCTTGCCCCGGCGAACCAGGTCGGCGAGCCCGAGGGCGTCGTATTGCTCGTAGTCGGCGAACGCGGCCATTGAGGCCTCCTAGGGCTGGTCCTGCTTGACGTAGATCTGCCCGCCGGTCTTCTTGAACTCGGCCGCCTTCTCCCGCAGGCCCTGGACGACCGCCGCGGTCTCGCTCGCGATGCCGTGCTTGGCCGCGTAGTCGCGCACGTCCTGGGTGATCTTCATCGAGCAGAAGTGCGGCCCGCACATCGAGCAGAAGTGCGCGACCTTGGCCCCATCGGCGGGCAGGGTCTCGTCGTGGAAGGACCGGGCGGTCTCGGGATCGAGCGACAGGTTGAACTGGTCCTCCCAGCGGAACTCGAAGCGCGCCCGCGACAGCGCGTCGTCCCACTCGCGCGCCTTGGGATGGTTCTTGGCGAGGTCCGCGGCGTGCGCCGCGATCTTGTAGGCGATGACCCCGTCCTTGACGTCCTGCCGGTCGGGCAGGCCCAGGTGCTCCTTGGGGGTCACGTAGCAGAGCATCGCGGTGCCGTACCAGCCGATCATGGCGGCGCCGATGGCGGAGGTGATGTGGTCGTAGCCCGGTGCGATGTCGGTGGTGAGCGGCCCCAGCGTGTAGAAGGGCGCCTCGTGGCAGACCGCAAGCTGCCGGTCCATGTTCTCCTTGATCAGGTGCATCGGCACGTGGCCGGGACCTTCGATCATCACCTGGCAGTCCTGCTCCCACGCGATCGTGGTGAGCTCGCCCAGGGTGTCGAGCTCCGCGAACTGGGCGTCGTCGTTGGCATCGGCCTGGCAGCCGGGGCGCAGTCCGTCGCCCAGCGAGAAGGCCACGTCGTAGGCGGCCATGATCTCGCAGATTTCGCGGAAGTGGGTGTAGAGGAAGCTCTCCCGGTGGTGGGCCAGGCACCACTTGGCCATGATCGAGCCGCCGCGCGAGACGATGCCGGTGACCCGCCGGGCGGTGAGCGGCACGTAGCGCAGCAACACGCCGGCGTGGATCGTGAAGTAGTCCACGCCCTGCTCGGCCTGCTCGATCAGGGTGTCACGGTAGATCTCCCACGTCAGCTCTTCCGCTCGGCCGTGCACCTTCTCGAGCGCCTGGTAGATCGGCACCGTGCCCACCGGCACCGGCGAGTTGCGCAGGATCCACTCGCGCGTCTCGTGGATGTTCTTGCCGGTGGACAGATCCATGATGGTGTCGCCGCCCCAGCGGGTGGCCCACGTCATCTTCTCGACCTCCTCCTCGATCGAGGAGGAGACCGCGGAGTTGCCGATGTTGGCGTTGATCTTCACCAGGAACTTCCGGCCGATGATCATCGGCTCGGTCTCCGGGTGATTGATGTTCGACGGGATGATGGCGCGCCCGCACGCGACTTCGTCGCGCACCGTGTCCGGGCTCATGCCCTCGCGCACCGCCACGAACTCCATCTCGGGCGTGATCTCGCCGCGCCGGGCGTAGTGCATCTGCGTCACCCGGCGGCCGGGTCGGGCCCGCAGCCCCCAGCGGCCGCCCGCGCCGGGCTCGACGTCGCCGCGCGAGAGGATCCAGTGGCGGCGCAGGGGCGGCAGCCCTTGCTTGACGTCCGGCGCGTACTCGGGATCGGTGTAGGGCCCGCTGGTGTCGTAGAGCCGGAGCCGCTCGCCGGTGGTGAGCGCGACTTCGCGGAAGGGCACGCGCACGGATGGATCCGACGCAGAGACGTAGACTTTCATGCGAGGCCTCCCTTCGCTGGCATTACCCAGGTCAGGTTTGTAGCGGTCGGCAGCGTCACAGCTGCCCTCTCAGCCCGGATCACCGAGCTCCCGCGTGGGAATGGCTGGCTGAATGCTACGTCCAAAGCCGCGGAGGGTCAAGGCGCGGCGAGCGCGCGCACCGACGAGGTGATCCACGCGTGCGCGGGCTGCTCCGCAAGGAGCCCGCGGAGTTCGGTGGCGGGCCCCGGGCTCGTGCGCTATGATCCGCGCACCCGCGCCGCTCGGCGGCTGGTTCGCGCCCCAACGAATGACTGATCTCCGTCCGCCGGAGCTGGAAGTCCTGGCCGAATCCAATCGGCTGCTGACCTCGACTCTCGACCTGACCGAGGTCCTGGACCGCCTGGCCGACATTGCGCGCACCCGACTCGACACCGAGGTCGCGCGCATCTGGCTACGCGGCGAGTCGGACGACACGCTGCGTCTCGCCGCACACAAGGGCCATCTCCGCTCGCCGCGCACCGATTGGGAGCAGGTGCCCACCCAGTCCTCGCTGGTCGGCTGGGTCCTCACCCATCGCCAGGCGCTCGTCCTCGCCGACGTGCAGGACGATCCGCGGCTGGCCAACCGGCCGTGGTTCGCCGCGGAGGCCTTCGCCTCCCTGCTGTGCGTGCCGATCGTCCTCGACGACGGCGTGATCGGCATTCTCTCGGTCATGACCCGCGTGCGCCGCGAGTTCTCCGCCGCCGACGTGGCGCTGGCCGAGGCGCTGACCGCCTCGGCGGCGGTGGCGGTGCGCAACGCGCGCATTCACGCCGACGCCCTCGGGCGCCTGGGGGAGATCGAGGCCTTCCAGCGGGTGGCCTCGGCCACGCTCTCCTCCCCCGATCTGGTCACCGCGCTGGAGGCGGTGGTGCGCGAGATCCCGGGCCTCCTGCGCTCGGATGCGGCGGCGTGCTCGGTGGTGGCCCCGGACACGATGCAGATGGAGACGCTGACCACGGTGGGCACGCGGGGGCGTCCGGTGCAGCCGGGCCGGCTGGTGCCGGGCCAGGGCATGGCCGGGCTCGCGTTTCAGGAGGGGCGGCCCCTGCGCACCGACGACTACGCCGCCGATCCCCGCTTCGCGCGCCCGCCGGAGATGGCGGAATGGGCGGCCGCGGAAGGCGTGGTCGCCATGCTCACCGTCCCGGTCCCCGACGCCTCGGGCCAGATCATCGCGCTGCTCTGGGCCTTCAACCGGGGGAGCCGGCGGTTCACCGACCGGGACGAGGCCGCCCTGGCCGGGCTCGCCCGCCAGGCCGCGCTCGCCATGGAGAACGCGCGGCTCGTCACCGATCTCCGGGGAACACTCGAAGATTTGAAGGCGGCCCAGGAGACGCTCGTCCGCGGCGCGACCCTGCGCGCAGTGGGCGAGCTGGCCGCGGGCGCGGCGCACCACCTGAACAACCTGATGGCGGTCGTGCTCGGGCGCACGCAGCTGCTGCTCCACAAGAACCGGTTGCCGGAGATGGCCCCCGCGCTCCGCACCATCGAGCGCGCCGCGGTGGACGCGGCGGACACCGTGCGCCGCATCCAGGCGTTCAGCCGCGCCCAGCATGGCGGCACCGCGTCCGAGCTCGACCTGAACGAGACGGTGCGCGAGAGCATCGACTTCACGCGGGCCCGCTGGGAGCACGAGGCGCACGTGCGGGGCGCCAACGTCGAGATGATCTTCGAGCCGGGCGAGCTGCCGCCGGTCCTGGGCCGGAAGGCGGAGCTGCGCGAGGTGCTCACCAACCTGATCCTCAACGCGGTGGACGCGCTGCCGTCCGGAGGCCGGGTGCTCGTTCGCTCATGGAGCGAGCCGGGACGCGTGGTGGTCGCGGTCCGCGATTCGGGGGTGGGCATGTCGCCGGAGGTGCGGGACCGCGCGTTCGAGCCGTTCTTCACCACCAAGGGCGTCCAGCGGCTGGGGCTCGGGCTGGCCGTGGCCTACGGGCTCGTGACGAGCCACGGAGGGCAGATCTCGCTCGAGGCCGGCGAGGGGCAGGGCACGACCGTGACGCTCTGGATCCCCGCGGCGGGGGCGGCGGAGGCGCCGACCGCGGCGTCGGTCGCCGGGGCGGAGCCGCCGGGCCGCATCCTGGTGGTGGACGACGAGGCCGACGTGCGCGAGATGCTCGCCGACGTGCTCATGTCCCACGGCCATCACGTGACCTTGGCCGGAGGCGGACGCGAGGCGCTACGGAGCTTCGAGCAGGGAGACTACGACCTCGTCATCACCGATCTCGGCATGCCCGAGATCAACGGCTGGGAGGTGGCGCGAGCCATCAAGGCCCGGCGCGCCTCCATGCCGGTCCTGCTCCTGACCGGGTGGGCCGACGCGGTGGACACCCAGGCCGGCCGCGTGGACGCGGTGATCAAGAAGCCGTTCGACATGATCAAGCTGGCCGCCGCGGTCAACGCGGCACTTCGCGCTGCGGCGTGATGCGGATGAGGACGCTCGTCTTGGCGAGCAGGCCCTTGCGGATGTAGCGGCCCATGAACAGCGGCACGAGCAGCCAGTACCTCCGCCAGTAGGATTTCAGCAGTGCCTGCTCCAGGTCCGGCCGCCCGTCCACCCACTCGGCGTGTCCCTCGAAGGCCGGGCCGTCCTTGCGCCCGACGTGCACGGTGACCCGACCGTTGTTCCGGATGCGGCGGGCCTTGAGCGTGTCGCGCTGGGTGGTGAAGTACACGTCGCCCGCGTGCGGCCAGAGCCACGTGGGCACGGTGCCCGGCTTGCCGGCCTGGCTATAGGTCGTCACGTACATGTACCGGGCGCGCGCGAGCGCGGCGTCGAGCGCGGGCGACGGGCTCCTTGCGTCCATCGTGGCCTGAGCCTAACATGGCGCCCGGACACGAGAGACGCCAAGGAGACCCTATGCCTCCGCATCGTCACGCCTACCGCCCGCCCGTGATGGGCACGCGCGGCGCCGTCGCCTCCGCGCATCCGCTCGCGTCGATGGCCGGCATCCGCATGCTGCTCGAGGGCGGCAACGCGGTGGATGCCGCGGTGGCCGTCGCCTCGACCCTGAACGTCGTCGAGCCCTTCATGTCGGGCGCGGCCGGCATCGGGCTCATGCTGATCTCGCGGGCCCGGACCGGCGAGCGCCACGTGCTCGACTTCATCGGGCCCGCGCCGCGGGCGTCGGATCCCGCGCGGTGCACCGAGGACGAGCTGGCCGGCGGCCCGAAGTCGTGCGCGACGCCGGGCAATCTCGGCGGCTGGCTCACCGCGCTGGATCGCTTCGGCTCCATGCCGCGGGCGCGGGTGCTCGCCCCCGCGATCGACCTGGCCGAGAACGGGGTGCCGCTGACGTTCACGAACGTGAAGTTCTTCGAGCAGTCGCGCGGCCAGCTGGCGCGATCCGCCGAGGCCCAGCGGCTGTTCCTGGGCAACGGCGGCCCGCGGCCCGCGAAGATCGTCACCTACAAGGAGCTGGCCGCGACGCTGCGCCAGGTGGCCGAGGGCGGCGCGGAGGCGTTCTACCGCGGACCGATCGCCCGGGCGATCACCCGGGCCGTGCAGGAGGCGGGGGGCTGGCTCGCCGAGGAGGATCTGGCCGCGTTCACGCCGGAGTGGCGCGCGCCGCTCGCCATCCCGTATCGCGGGCGCGAGGTCTGCTCGGTGCCGCCGCCGTTCTCCGCGTTCCAGATGCTGGAGACGCTCAACATCCTCGAGGGCTACGACCTGCCCGGCTGGGGGCACAACTCGCCCGAGTACCTGCACCATCTGATCGAGGCGATCAAGCTCGGCTCGGCCGACCGCCTGGCCTACGCGTACTCGGGCGAGCCGCCCATCACCGGGCTCGTGTCCAAGGCCTACGCGGCCTCGCAGCGCGCGCGCATCGACTCGGCGCGGGCGGCGGTGAGCGAGGGCGAGCGCCACAATCGCGAGCGGCTGGACGGGCAGATCGGCGAGGGGCACCCGGCGCAGTTCGTGAACGAGCAGACGACGCACTTCGCGTGCGCCGACGCCGAGGGCACCGTGGTGTCGGTCACCCAGACGCTGGGCGTGGCCTTCGGCTCGGGCTTCGCGGTGCCCGGCACCGGGCTGCTGCTGAACAACATTCTCAA harbors:
- a CDS encoding DNA-3-methyladenine glycosylase I is translated as MPNRCAWANGGPLEIEYHDTEWGVPSRDDRHLFEMLVLEGAQAGLSWSTILRKRENYRRAFAGFDPARVARFDARRRAALMRDPGIVRNRLKIDATVTNARQVLAVQEEHGTLAAYLWQFVDGRPVRNAWTRMGQVPAETAQSRAMSRALLARGFRFVGPTICYAFMQATGMVDDHITTCFRYSTRRSPRP
- a CDS encoding 2-dehydropantoate 2-reductase, translated to MRIGIIGAGAIGSVVGGLLTKAGHDVTLVDQWPEHVETMKQRGLRLSGTCGDHLIPVRALHIHELQGVGAPFEAVFVSVKSYDTEWAAQMALTYLASPDGVVVDFQNGVNDERVASVVGTSRCLGCVITIGAGMYEPGHAMRTDSGSVGFKIGEQDGRDTPRARELVRIMNDVAPTKLTTNLWGERWSKLAINCMANPLAGLSGLGSAEVRTAPVPRRIAIHVAAEVIQVGRASGHEVEPIYGVEAQRFVDAASGNGFDAVEADMAASVRFLSGGRPSMLQDVMKGRRTEIDYLNGYVAQQGRRLGVPTPVNDAVVAAVRSHRVGSLKPDPKNLDPILTALPR
- a CDS encoding amidase — encoded protein: MAAFADYEQYDALGLADLVRRGKVMPIDLLEAAIDRVEARNPTVNAVIMPLYDHGRRAIADGLPDGPFRGVPFLLKDLGAPLTGERMTRGSRFFADTPPSTFDSETVARLKRAGLVIFGRTNSCEVGLSLTCEPQLYGPTRNPWDPTRISSGSSGGAAAAVGARMLPMAHASDGFGSIRAPAASCGLVGLKPTRGRNTFAPVTGEGLGGCSTEHAVSLTVRDSAALLDATRGAGPGDPYTAPPPARPYLEEIGAVPRPLRIAYTTVTPNGASVDAECLATLQETVRLCGELGHAVEEADPDIERGAVIPTFITLAAVNTVVNLSTHPTAGRPAREGEVEKVTWNTAKLGERTSSADYVRATQTAHRLGRQMAAFHSRYDVLLTPGLGQLPVKLGWIDMMMHDVEEYWRRVFAFSPFTVWFNLTGQPAMMLPLGRSASGLPVAVQLVARYGDEATLFRLGAQLEEARPWFARKPALAAG
- the thiC gene encoding phosphomethylpyrimidine synthase ThiC, whose translation is MKVYVSASDPSVRVPFREVALTTGERLRLYDTSGPYTDPEYAPDVKQGLPPLRRHWILSRGDVEPGAGGRWGLRARPGRRVTQMHYARRGEITPEMEFVAVREGMSPDTVRDEVACGRAIIPSNINHPETEPMIIGRKFLVKINANIGNSAVSSSIEEEVEKMTWATRWGGDTIMDLSTGKNIHETREWILRNSPVPVGTVPIYQALEKVHGRAEELTWEIYRDTLIEQAEQGVDYFTIHAGVLLRYVPLTARRVTGIVSRGGSIMAKWCLAHHRESFLYTHFREICEIMAAYDVAFSLGDGLRPGCQADANDDAQFAELDTLGELTTIAWEQDCQVMIEGPGHVPMHLIKENMDRQLAVCHEAPFYTLGPLTTDIAPGYDHITSAIGAAMIGWYGTAMLCYVTPKEHLGLPDRQDVKDGVIAYKIAAHAADLAKNHPKAREWDDALSRARFEFRWEDQFNLSLDPETARSFHDETLPADGAKVAHFCSMCGPHFCSMKITQDVRDYAAKHGIASETAAVVQGLREKAAEFKKTGGQIYVKQDQP
- a CDS encoding GAF domain-containing protein; this encodes MTDLRPPELEVLAESNRLLTSTLDLTEVLDRLADIARTRLDTEVARIWLRGESDDTLRLAAHKGHLRSPRTDWEQVPTQSSLVGWVLTHRQALVLADVQDDPRLANRPWFAAEAFASLLCVPIVLDDGVIGILSVMTRVRREFSAADVALAEALTASAAVAVRNARIHADALGRLGEIEAFQRVASATLSSPDLVTALEAVVREIPGLLRSDAAACSVVAPDTMQMETLTTVGTRGRPVQPGRLVPGQGMAGLAFQEGRPLRTDDYAADPRFARPPEMAEWAAAEGVVAMLTVPVPDASGQIIALLWAFNRGSRRFTDRDEAALAGLARQAALAMENARLVTDLRGTLEDLKAAQETLVRGATLRAVGELAAGAAHHLNNLMAVVLGRTQLLLHKNRLPEMAPALRTIERAAVDAADTVRRIQAFSRAQHGGTASELDLNETVRESIDFTRARWEHEAHVRGANVEMIFEPGELPPVLGRKAELREVLTNLILNAVDALPSGGRVLVRSWSEPGRVVVAVRDSGVGMSPEVRDRAFEPFFTTKGVQRLGLGLAVAYGLVTSHGGQISLEAGEGQGTTVTLWIPAAGAAEAPTAASVAGAEPPGRILVVDDEADVREMLADVLMSHGHHVTLAGGGREALRSFEQGDYDLVITDLGMPEINGWEVARAIKARRASMPVLLLTGWADAVDTQAGRVDAVIKKPFDMIKLAAAVNAALRAAA
- a CDS encoding pyridoxamine 5'-phosphate oxidase family protein encodes the protein MDARSPSPALDAALARARYMYVTTYSQAGKPGTVPTWLWPHAGDVYFTTQRDTLKARRIRNNGRVTVHVGRKDGPAFEGHAEWVDGRPDLEQALLKSYWRRYWLLVPLFMGRYIRKGLLAKTSVLIRITPQREVPR
- a CDS encoding gamma-glutamyltransferase family protein, whose product is MPPHRHAYRPPVMGTRGAVASAHPLASMAGIRMLLEGGNAVDAAVAVASTLNVVEPFMSGAAGIGLMLISRARTGERHVLDFIGPAPRASDPARCTEDELAGGPKSCATPGNLGGWLTALDRFGSMPRARVLAPAIDLAENGVPLTFTNVKFFEQSRGQLARSAEAQRLFLGNGGPRPAKIVTYKELAATLRQVAEGGAEAFYRGPIARAITRAVQEAGGWLAEEDLAAFTPEWRAPLAIPYRGREVCSVPPPFSAFQMLETLNILEGYDLPGWGHNSPEYLHHLIEAIKLGSADRLAYAYSGEPPITGLVSKAYAASQRARIDSARAAVSEGERHNRERLDGQIGEGHPAQFVNEQTTHFACADAEGTVVSVTQTLGVAFGSGFAVPGTGLLLNNILKWSDRDPASPNALRPGRKAGTMMSPTQVFRDGAFALSIGTPGSYGILQTQPQMLLNVLEFGFNVQEAIEAARVRVYRDRLVDAESRISEETRTALERRGHRINVIEDWSWVVGGGQGIARDPESGALMAGADPRRDGYALAI